In Drosophila yakuba strain Tai18E2 chromosome 2R, Prin_Dyak_Tai18E2_2.1, whole genome shotgun sequence, a single genomic region encodes these proteins:
- the LOC6531326 gene encoding filamin-A isoform X4 produces the protein MDVKDIKGAKVTHAGLLKHNSDGTTETQKITHAGLVARSPEGTAAKGMNIRGNEDLWVEIQANTFRNWVNEHLRETGMQVHDWATDFCDGTCLCALVENLQTRPLKPSWNRRPANQHHYLENATTALKSIEADHIKLVNIGNVDIVNGNIKLILGLIWSLIVRYQIGRSKFPPRKLMLAWLQAALPDCRITNLTTDWNSGVNLAALLDYCQPGLFPHWRSLDPSQSVRNCTQTMDLAQREFGVPKVLEPEYLASPWLDELSGMTYLSYFMKPGGPGYNATMRWVNTQVKDPVKNFTTDWNDGRVMCEIIKGLGGSAPAPDKLSTDPFHYENNIRKAVDAGARLGVQPILTAKDMANPEVEHLGIMAYAAHLQWVPPRPPLSDLVSVYLESTSGRVGEPTHFRIDVMSRDISLSSVRCHVVPPSGQPGQPVRLNAHGEGVFVPERYGMHEIVVEIGEDSLGGHFFRALPRLLQVAPPGMAPCALGSLVEVLVNATGAPKTEDILVTAVSPTGISHNCPLKKIDEGHSAIFKPDEAGIWEIAITYQGRHIQGGPFTCAVFDASGVSVHGLDGAMPLRAHTFEVDARGVGVSGELHVDIVHDKHSLVCSVEKIVENKYRVTFMPRQNGKYRVYIYFNGYDVKGSPFIMRVGTKGRSGKTRSSPLHDSKHRSESPSMHFVSTTNTRHNDYRNSSLSRHNTAERTNSYSPQYSPKLDTTDYHSASSRYYKRESEENHATPPPAPPPVSGSPTVKYLNSADLYTETLNGRRDSKTSNSSSTKNDYYYDKENELYSQRRGVTKPKLTPPREERELTSTSNTMSSSSSSFQQRHQQLATSTLTRSLSPIPSPTLNTRSSEVHTHSPLTIKTSNQYESSTRNINSSPRHASVSPVQRYSPNSAYITTATHRMGSPLTSPVSKNGYESSRTVEKSSTYKSTSNYVTDSNIRASPSLYGTAERLRRTGSPEPRIDHSSNVRVSSMKPATARRDSWDVINKTKHMLSHNSLESLANMTEKQLNTELQYNRPDLDHETHRNTQYNKFALHKQQQHQSDYRRDSPDDGERYKPSAITVKSHSNNTYTDKSGGYTKTVKESSEHVVTESNGHGSAPGYGYSSLSRFRPIDSNATGARAIRVQDIPNGSIGRPVEFEIDGSRAGSGNLEILVNGGRVTSSVRSLGGQRFIASFTPHEHGTHTVQITFNGETVPGSPWHAEIMSSPGLTALGESTRLVPANTPAVFEILPPPGQSLSKGECVATVLTPSKSKLNARVTHEAANGAARIEFVPTEVGTHVIDASINGTKIAGGPLIAKVYDSSLIQVTEVNGGVVGQPCQFRVDASAAGEGQLEISINEGEVPNHVQVVGGGRCLVSFTPEQAKSHLIDIKFNGETVRGCPFVCAVADTSRVLLNLTNLELIPVNRPSSFHITVSGGGAAELAVSVRGPQGELPVRVTGDIHAGFTAEFTPTTVGGHSINVEYNGFAVQGTPFLAKSYDASKVVVGSVSRGTMGRPVQFTVDAGDAGEGNLEITISAKGQNIPTQVHPQGSARFSVSFVPTESCEHTINVSFNKMPVPGCPITVGISGGVAGPQVSLGGPGPVHQTNSFVINHNGGRLEDIEVNVEGRRKLLY, from the exons ATGGACGTCAAGGACATAAAAGGCGCCAAGGTGACGCATGCGGGGCTGCTCAAGCACAACTCCGATGGCACCACCGAAACGCAGAAGATCACCCACGCGGGTCTGGTGGCCCGGAGTCCCGAGGGCACCGCCGCCAAGGGCATGAACATACGGGGCAACGAGGATCTCTGGGTGGAGATCCAGGCGAATACATTCCGCAACTGGGTCAACGAGCATTTGCGCGAGACGGGAATGCAG GTGCATGACTGGGCCACCGATTTCTGCGATGGCACCTGCCTGTGCGCCCTTGTGGAGAACCTGCAGACGCGTCCACTGAAACCCTCGTGGAATCGCCGGCCCGCGAATCAGCATCACTATTTGGAGAACGCCACTACAGCGCTGAAGTCCATTGAGGCGGACCACATCAAGCTGGTGAACATCGGCAACGTGGACATCGTCAATGGGAACATAAAGCTGATCCTGGGTCTGATCTGGTCGCTCATCGTGCGCTATCAGATCGGCAGAAGCAAGTTCCCGCCACGCAAACTGATGTTGGCCTGGCTGCAGGCCGCATTGCCGGACTGCAGGATCACCAATCTGACCACCGATTGGAATAGTGGCGTCAATCTGGCGGCGCTGCTAGACTACTGCCAGCCGGGCCTGTTCCCGCACTGGCGGAGTCTCGATCCCAGCCAGAGTGTGCGCAACTGCACCCAAACCATGGACTTGGCCCAGCGCGAGTTTGGAGTGCCCAAGGTCCTGGAGCCGGAGTACCTGGCCTCACCCTGGTTGGATGAGTTATCCGGCATGACGTACCTCTCGTACTTCATGAAGCCCGGTGGTCCTGGCTACAATGCCACCATGCGATGGGTGAATACGCAGGTCAAGGACCCTGTGAAGAACTTTACC ACCGACTGGAACGATGGACGCGTCATGTGCGAAATTATTAAGGGACTGGGTGGCTCGGCGCCAGCACCGGATAAGCTCAGCACCGATCCCTTCCACTACGAGAACAACATACGGAAGGCGGTGGACGCGGGCGCCCGTCTGGGCGTGCAGCCCATCCTGACGGCCAAGGACATGGCCAACCCGGAAGTGGAGCACCTGGGCATCATGGCCTACGCGGCCCACCTGCAGTGGGTGCCGCCGAGGCCGCCGCTCTCCGACCTGGTCAGCGTTTACCTGGAGAGCACATCCGGTCGGGTGGGCGAACCG ACCCACTTCCGCATCGACGTAATGTCCCGGGACATAAGCCTCAGCTCTGTGCGCTGCCACGTGGTTCCTCCGTCCGGACAGCCGGGCCAGCCCGTGCGGCTGAATGCCCACGGCGAAGGAGTCTTTGTGCCGGAGCGCTATGGGATGCACGAGATTGTGGTGGAGATCGGCGAGGACAGCCTGGGCGGACACTTCTTCCGTGCGCTGCCCCGTCTACTGCAGGTGGCACCACCGGGAATGGCGCCCTGTGCCTTGGGCAGTCTCGTCGAGGTGCTGGTCAATGCCACCGGTGCGCCCAAGACGGAGGACATCCTGGTCACGGCGGTCTCGCCTACGGGCATCTCGCACAATTGCCCGCTGAAGAAGATCGACGAGGGACACAGTGCCATATTCAAGCCGGACGAGGCGGGTATCTGGGAAATAGCCATCACCTACCAGGGTCGCCACATCCAGGGCGGACCCTTCACTTGTGCCGTGTTCGATGCATCTGGAGTCTCGGTCCACGGCTTGGATGGAGCCATGCCGCTGAGGGCTCACACCTTCGAGGTGGATGCCCGTGGAGTGGGTGTGTCTGGCGAACTGCACGTGGACATAGTGCACGACAAGCATTCGCTGGTCTGTTCGGTGGAGAAGATCGTGGAGAACAAGTACCGGGTGACCTTTATGCCCAGGCAGAATGGGAAGTACCGCGTGTACATCTACTTCAATGGCTACGATGTCAAGGGTTCGCCCTTCAT CATGCGTGTGGGCACCAAGGGAAGATCGGGCAAGACGCGCAGCAGTCCGCTGCACGACAGCAAGCACCGCTCGGAGAGTCCCTCGATGCACTTCGTCTCGACTACGAATACCCGGCACAATGACTACCGTAACTCGTCGCTGTCGAGGCACAACACGGCTGAGAGGACCAACAGCTACTCGCCGCAGTATTCGCCCAAGTTGGACACCACCGACTACCACAGTGCGAGTTCCAGGTACTATAAGCGGGAGAGCGAG GAGAACCACGCCACTCCGCCGCCAGCTCCGCCACCAGTTAGTGGTTCTCCGACGGTCAAGTACCTAAACTCCGCCGATCTGTATACGGAAACCCTGAACGGAAGACGAGACTCGAAGACCTCGAACAGCAGCTCCACGAAGAACGACTACTACTACGACAAGGAGAACGAGCTGTACAGCCAGAGGCGTGGAGTGACCAAGCCCAAGTTGACGCCACCGCGCGAGGAGCGCGAGCTGACCAGCACCAGCAATAccatgagcagcagcagcagcagcttccaGCAGCGCCACCAGCAGCTGGCCACCAGTACCCTGACCAGATCGCTTAGTCCAATACCTAGTCCCACACTCAAT ACTCGATCCAGCGAGGTGCACACCCACAGTCCGTTGACCATCAAGACGTCCAATCAGTACGAGAGTTCCACGCGGAACATCAACAGCAGTCCGCGGCACGCCTCCGTTTCGCCCGTGCAACGTTATTCGCCCAATAGCGCCTATATCACCACGGCCACTCACCGGATGGGTAGTCCCCTGACCAGTCCCGTCAGTAAG AATGGTTACGAGTCGTCGCGTACCGTAGAAAAGTCATCCACCTACAAGTCCACCTCGAACTATGTGACCGATTCGAATATTCGCGCCAGTCCCTCGCTGTACGGAACTGCCGAGCGACTGCGTCGTACCGGATCGCCGGAGCCACGCATCGACCACTCCTCCAATGTGAGGGTGTCCTCGATGAAGCCGGCCACCGCCAGGCGGGACAGCTGGGATGTCATCAACAAGACGAAGCACATGCTCTCGCACAATTCGCTCGAATCGCTGGCGAACATGACCGAGAAGCAGCTGAACACGGAACTGCAGTACAACCGGCCGGATTTGGATCACGAGACGCACCGGAACACCCAGTACAACAAGTTCGCCCTgcacaaacagcagcagcatcagtcGGACTATCGCCGTGACTCCCCCGATGATGGAGAGCGCTACAA ACCCAGTGCCATTACAGTCAAGTCACATTCGAACAATACCTATACGGACAAGTCCGGTGGATACACGAAAACCGTCAAGGAATCCAGCGAGCATGTGGTTACCGAAAGCAACGGGCATGGCTCCGCGCCTGGTTACGGATACAGCTCCCTATCCAGATTTCGACCCATAGACAGCAATGCCACTGGTGCGCGGGCCATTCGAGTGCAGGATATACCGAATGGCTCGATTGGACGGCCCGTCGAGTTCGAGATCGATGGCTCGAGGGCGGGCTCCGGCAATCTGGAGATCCTGGTCAATGGCGGGCGTGTCACCTCCTCGGTCCGCTCGCTGGGCGGGCAGAGGTTCATTGCCAGCTTCACGCCCCACGAACATGGAACGCACACGGTGCAGATCACCTTCAATGGCGAAACCGTTCCAG GTTCACCGTGGCACGCTGAAATCATGTCCTCACCCGGCCTGACCGCTCTGGGCGAATCGACGCGCCTGGTACCCGCCAATACGCCGGCGGTTTTTGAGATACTGCCGCCTCCTGGACAAAGCCTGAGTAAGGGCGAGTGCGTGGCGACGGTTTTGACTCCTAGCAAGTCAAAGCTGAACGCCAGAGTCACCCATGAGGCGGCAAATGGTGCTGCTCGCATCGAGTTCGTGCCCACCGAGGTGGGCACCCACGTGATCGATGCGTCCATCAACGGCACGAAGATCGCTGGCGGCCCGCTGATCGCCAAGGTCTACGACTCCAGCCTGATCCAGGTGACGGAGGTGAATGGCGGCGTGGTCGGCCAGCCGTGCCAATTCCGTGTGGATGCCAGCGCCGCCGGCGAGGGCCAGCTGGAGATATCCATCAATGAGGGCGAGGTGCCCAATCATGTCCAGGTGGTCGGCGGCGGTCGCTGTCTGGTCTCCTTTACGCCGGAGCAGGCCAAGTCCCATTTGATTGACATCAAGTTCAATGGCGAAACGGTGCGCGGTTGTCCCTTTGTCTGCGCCGTGGCGGACACCTCGCGAGTGCTCCTCAATCTCACCAATCTGGAGCTGATCCCGGTCAATCGGCCCTCCTCCTTTCACATCACCGTGAGCGGAGGTGGAGCTGCCGAGCTGGCCGTCAGTGTGCGCGGTCCCCAGGGCGAGTTACCCGTCCGGGTGACCGGAGATATCCACGCTGGCTTCACCGCCGAGTTCACGCCCACCACCGTCGGTGGCCATTCGATCAACGTCGAGTACAACGGATTCGCCGTCCAGGGCACCCCCTTCCTGGCCAAGTCATACGATGCCAGCAAGGTGGTGGTGGGCAGCGTCTCGCGGGGAACCATGGGACGCCCGGTGCAGTTCACCGTGGATGCGGGCGATGCCGGTGAGGGCAACCTGGAGATCACGATTTCGGCCAAGGGACAGAACATTCCCACGCAGGTGCATCCGCAAGGCAGTGCAAG ATTTTCGGTATCCTTTGT
- the LOC6531326 gene encoding filamin-B isoform X5, translated as MDVKDIKGAKVTHAGLLKHNSDGTTETQKITHAGLVARSPEGTAAKGMNIRGNEDLWVEIQANTFRNWVNEHLRETGMQVHDWATDFCDGTCLCALVENLQTRPLKPSWNRRPANQHHYLENATTALKSIEADHIKLVNIGNVDIVNGNIKLILGLIWSLIVRYQIGRSKFPPRKLMLAWLQAALPDCRITNLTTDWNSGVNLAALLDYCQPGLFPHWRSLDPSQSVRNCTQTMDLAQREFGVPKVLEPEYLASPWLDELSGMTYLSYFMKPGGPGYNATMRWVNTQVKDPVKNFTTDWNDGRVMCEIIKGLGGSAPAPDKLSTDPFHYENNIRKAVDAGARLGVQPILTAKDMANPEVEHLGIMAYAAHLQWVPPRPPLSDLVSVYLESTSGRVGEPTHFRIDVMSRDISLSSVRCHVVPPSGQPGQPVRLNAHGEGVFVPERYGMHEIVVEIGEDSLGGHFFRALPRLLQVAPPGMAPCALGSLVEVLVNATGAPKTEDILVTAVSPTGISHNCPLKKIDEGHSAIFKPDEAGIWEIAITYQGRHIQGGPFTCAVFDASGVSVHGLDGAMPLRAHTFEVDARGVGVSGELHVDIVHDKHSLVCSVEKIVENKYRVTFMPRQNGKYRVYIYFNGYDVKGSPFIMRVGTKGRSGKTRSSPLHDSKHRSESPSMHFVSTTNTRHNDYRNSSLSRHNTAERTNSYSPQYSPKLDTTDYHSASSRYYKRESEENHATPPPAPPPVSGSPTVKYLNSADLYTETLNGRRDSKTSNSSSTKNDYYYDKENELYSQRRGVTKPKLTPPREERELTSTSNTMSSSSSSFQQRHQQLATSTLTRSLSPIPSPTLNTRSSEVHTHSPLTIKTSNQYESSTRNINSSPRHASVSPVQRYSPNSAYITTATHRMGSPLTSPVSKNGYESSRTVEKSSTYKSTSNYVTDSNIRASPSLYGTAERLRRTGSPEPRIDHSSNVRVSSMKPATARRDSWDVINKTKHMLSHNSLESLANMTEKQLNTELQYNRPDLDHETHRNTQYNKFALHKQQQHQSDYRRDSPDDGERYKPSAITVKSHSNNTYTDKSGGYTKTVKESSEHVVTESNGHGSAPGYGYSSLSRFRPIDSNATGARAIRVQDIPNGSIGRPVEFEIDGSRAGSGNLEILVNGGRVTSSVRSLGGQRFIASFTPHEHGTHTVQITFNGETVPGSPWHAEIMSSPGLTALGESTRLVPANTPAVFEILPPPGQSLSKGECVATVLTPSKSKLNARVTHEAANGAARIEFVPTEVGTHVIDASINGTKIAGGPLIAKVYDSSLIQVTEVNGGVVGQPCQFRVDASAAGEGQLEISINEGEVPNHVQVVGGGRCLVSFTPEQAKSHLIDIKFNGETVRGCPFVCAVADTSRVLLNLTNLELIPVNRPSSFHITVSGGGAAELAVSVRGPQGELPVRVTGDIHAGFTAEFTPTTVGGHSINVEYNGFAVQGTPFLAKSYDASKVVVGSVSRGTMGRPVQFTVDAGDAGEGNLEITISAKGQNIPTQVHPQGSARFSVSFVPTESCEHTINVSFNKMPVPGCPITVGISGGVAGPQVSLGGPGPVHQTNSFVINHNGGRLEDIEVNVEGFLIV; from the exons ATGGACGTCAAGGACATAAAAGGCGCCAAGGTGACGCATGCGGGGCTGCTCAAGCACAACTCCGATGGCACCACCGAAACGCAGAAGATCACCCACGCGGGTCTGGTGGCCCGGAGTCCCGAGGGCACCGCCGCCAAGGGCATGAACATACGGGGCAACGAGGATCTCTGGGTGGAGATCCAGGCGAATACATTCCGCAACTGGGTCAACGAGCATTTGCGCGAGACGGGAATGCAG GTGCATGACTGGGCCACCGATTTCTGCGATGGCACCTGCCTGTGCGCCCTTGTGGAGAACCTGCAGACGCGTCCACTGAAACCCTCGTGGAATCGCCGGCCCGCGAATCAGCATCACTATTTGGAGAACGCCACTACAGCGCTGAAGTCCATTGAGGCGGACCACATCAAGCTGGTGAACATCGGCAACGTGGACATCGTCAATGGGAACATAAAGCTGATCCTGGGTCTGATCTGGTCGCTCATCGTGCGCTATCAGATCGGCAGAAGCAAGTTCCCGCCACGCAAACTGATGTTGGCCTGGCTGCAGGCCGCATTGCCGGACTGCAGGATCACCAATCTGACCACCGATTGGAATAGTGGCGTCAATCTGGCGGCGCTGCTAGACTACTGCCAGCCGGGCCTGTTCCCGCACTGGCGGAGTCTCGATCCCAGCCAGAGTGTGCGCAACTGCACCCAAACCATGGACTTGGCCCAGCGCGAGTTTGGAGTGCCCAAGGTCCTGGAGCCGGAGTACCTGGCCTCACCCTGGTTGGATGAGTTATCCGGCATGACGTACCTCTCGTACTTCATGAAGCCCGGTGGTCCTGGCTACAATGCCACCATGCGATGGGTGAATACGCAGGTCAAGGACCCTGTGAAGAACTTTACC ACCGACTGGAACGATGGACGCGTCATGTGCGAAATTATTAAGGGACTGGGTGGCTCGGCGCCAGCACCGGATAAGCTCAGCACCGATCCCTTCCACTACGAGAACAACATACGGAAGGCGGTGGACGCGGGCGCCCGTCTGGGCGTGCAGCCCATCCTGACGGCCAAGGACATGGCCAACCCGGAAGTGGAGCACCTGGGCATCATGGCCTACGCGGCCCACCTGCAGTGGGTGCCGCCGAGGCCGCCGCTCTCCGACCTGGTCAGCGTTTACCTGGAGAGCACATCCGGTCGGGTGGGCGAACCG ACCCACTTCCGCATCGACGTAATGTCCCGGGACATAAGCCTCAGCTCTGTGCGCTGCCACGTGGTTCCTCCGTCCGGACAGCCGGGCCAGCCCGTGCGGCTGAATGCCCACGGCGAAGGAGTCTTTGTGCCGGAGCGCTATGGGATGCACGAGATTGTGGTGGAGATCGGCGAGGACAGCCTGGGCGGACACTTCTTCCGTGCGCTGCCCCGTCTACTGCAGGTGGCACCACCGGGAATGGCGCCCTGTGCCTTGGGCAGTCTCGTCGAGGTGCTGGTCAATGCCACCGGTGCGCCCAAGACGGAGGACATCCTGGTCACGGCGGTCTCGCCTACGGGCATCTCGCACAATTGCCCGCTGAAGAAGATCGACGAGGGACACAGTGCCATATTCAAGCCGGACGAGGCGGGTATCTGGGAAATAGCCATCACCTACCAGGGTCGCCACATCCAGGGCGGACCCTTCACTTGTGCCGTGTTCGATGCATCTGGAGTCTCGGTCCACGGCTTGGATGGAGCCATGCCGCTGAGGGCTCACACCTTCGAGGTGGATGCCCGTGGAGTGGGTGTGTCTGGCGAACTGCACGTGGACATAGTGCACGACAAGCATTCGCTGGTCTGTTCGGTGGAGAAGATCGTGGAGAACAAGTACCGGGTGACCTTTATGCCCAGGCAGAATGGGAAGTACCGCGTGTACATCTACTTCAATGGCTACGATGTCAAGGGTTCGCCCTTCAT CATGCGTGTGGGCACCAAGGGAAGATCGGGCAAGACGCGCAGCAGTCCGCTGCACGACAGCAAGCACCGCTCGGAGAGTCCCTCGATGCACTTCGTCTCGACTACGAATACCCGGCACAATGACTACCGTAACTCGTCGCTGTCGAGGCACAACACGGCTGAGAGGACCAACAGCTACTCGCCGCAGTATTCGCCCAAGTTGGACACCACCGACTACCACAGTGCGAGTTCCAGGTACTATAAGCGGGAGAGCGAG GAGAACCACGCCACTCCGCCGCCAGCTCCGCCACCAGTTAGTGGTTCTCCGACGGTCAAGTACCTAAACTCCGCCGATCTGTATACGGAAACCCTGAACGGAAGACGAGACTCGAAGACCTCGAACAGCAGCTCCACGAAGAACGACTACTACTACGACAAGGAGAACGAGCTGTACAGCCAGAGGCGTGGAGTGACCAAGCCCAAGTTGACGCCACCGCGCGAGGAGCGCGAGCTGACCAGCACCAGCAATAccatgagcagcagcagcagcagcttccaGCAGCGCCACCAGCAGCTGGCCACCAGTACCCTGACCAGATCGCTTAGTCCAATACCTAGTCCCACACTCAAT ACTCGATCCAGCGAGGTGCACACCCACAGTCCGTTGACCATCAAGACGTCCAATCAGTACGAGAGTTCCACGCGGAACATCAACAGCAGTCCGCGGCACGCCTCCGTTTCGCCCGTGCAACGTTATTCGCCCAATAGCGCCTATATCACCACGGCCACTCACCGGATGGGTAGTCCCCTGACCAGTCCCGTCAGTAAG AATGGTTACGAGTCGTCGCGTACCGTAGAAAAGTCATCCACCTACAAGTCCACCTCGAACTATGTGACCGATTCGAATATTCGCGCCAGTCCCTCGCTGTACGGAACTGCCGAGCGACTGCGTCGTACCGGATCGCCGGAGCCACGCATCGACCACTCCTCCAATGTGAGGGTGTCCTCGATGAAGCCGGCCACCGCCAGGCGGGACAGCTGGGATGTCATCAACAAGACGAAGCACATGCTCTCGCACAATTCGCTCGAATCGCTGGCGAACATGACCGAGAAGCAGCTGAACACGGAACTGCAGTACAACCGGCCGGATTTGGATCACGAGACGCACCGGAACACCCAGTACAACAAGTTCGCCCTgcacaaacagcagcagcatcagtcGGACTATCGCCGTGACTCCCCCGATGATGGAGAGCGCTACAA ACCCAGTGCCATTACAGTCAAGTCACATTCGAACAATACCTATACGGACAAGTCCGGTGGATACACGAAAACCGTCAAGGAATCCAGCGAGCATGTGGTTACCGAAAGCAACGGGCATGGCTCCGCGCCTGGTTACGGATACAGCTCCCTATCCAGATTTCGACCCATAGACAGCAATGCCACTGGTGCGCGGGCCATTCGAGTGCAGGATATACCGAATGGCTCGATTGGACGGCCCGTCGAGTTCGAGATCGATGGCTCGAGGGCGGGCTCCGGCAATCTGGAGATCCTGGTCAATGGCGGGCGTGTCACCTCCTCGGTCCGCTCGCTGGGCGGGCAGAGGTTCATTGCCAGCTTCACGCCCCACGAACATGGAACGCACACGGTGCAGATCACCTTCAATGGCGAAACCGTTCCAG GTTCACCGTGGCACGCTGAAATCATGTCCTCACCCGGCCTGACCGCTCTGGGCGAATCGACGCGCCTGGTACCCGCCAATACGCCGGCGGTTTTTGAGATACTGCCGCCTCCTGGACAAAGCCTGAGTAAGGGCGAGTGCGTGGCGACGGTTTTGACTCCTAGCAAGTCAAAGCTGAACGCCAGAGTCACCCATGAGGCGGCAAATGGTGCTGCTCGCATCGAGTTCGTGCCCACCGAGGTGGGCACCCACGTGATCGATGCGTCCATCAACGGCACGAAGATCGCTGGCGGCCCGCTGATCGCCAAGGTCTACGACTCCAGCCTGATCCAGGTGACGGAGGTGAATGGCGGCGTGGTCGGCCAGCCGTGCCAATTCCGTGTGGATGCCAGCGCCGCCGGCGAGGGCCAGCTGGAGATATCCATCAATGAGGGCGAGGTGCCCAATCATGTCCAGGTGGTCGGCGGCGGTCGCTGTCTGGTCTCCTTTACGCCGGAGCAGGCCAAGTCCCATTTGATTGACATCAAGTTCAATGGCGAAACGGTGCGCGGTTGTCCCTTTGTCTGCGCCGTGGCGGACACCTCGCGAGTGCTCCTCAATCTCACCAATCTGGAGCTGATCCCGGTCAATCGGCCCTCCTCCTTTCACATCACCGTGAGCGGAGGTGGAGCTGCCGAGCTGGCCGTCAGTGTGCGCGGTCCCCAGGGCGAGTTACCCGTCCGGGTGACCGGAGATATCCACGCTGGCTTCACCGCCGAGTTCACGCCCACCACCGTCGGTGGCCATTCGATCAACGTCGAGTACAACGGATTCGCCGTCCAGGGCACCCCCTTCCTGGCCAAGTCATACGATGCCAGCAAGGTGGTGGTGGGCAGCGTCTCGCGGGGAACCATGGGACGCCCGGTGCAGTTCACCGTGGATGCGGGCGATGCCGGTGAGGGCAACCTGGAGATCACGATTTCGGCCAAGGGACAGAACATTCCCACGCAGGTGCATCCGCAAGGCAGTGCAAG ATTTTCGGTATCCTTTGT